One window of Bacteroidales bacterium genomic DNA carries:
- a CDS encoding GNAT family N-acetyltransferase, which translates to MIETERLIIRPLTGNQLDSYMRCDNSLEIELNLNLNLNPSQRTIPAELQEALEQVILPAVADKEKNYLFSTLWTMILKTENRMTGDLCFYGEPNPEGEIEIGYGTYDEFQNLGLMTEALSGMIRWVQTCPNVLAITASTEKTNPASFRVLEKNNFIKVGETETMWKWRRVVRNS; encoded by the coding sequence ATGATCGAAACCGAACGATTGATAATACGGCCGCTCACCGGCAACCAGTTGGACAGCTATATGCGATGCGACAACTCATTGGAAATTGAGCTCAACCTCAACCTTAACCTCAATCCTTCACAACGCACCATCCCGGCTGAGTTACAGGAAGCCCTCGAACAGGTCATTCTCCCCGCTGTGGCAGATAAAGAGAAAAATTACCTATTCTCGACACTTTGGACAATGATCCTAAAAACCGAGAACCGGATGACTGGCGACTTGTGCTTTTACGGCGAACCCAATCCCGAAGGAGAAATTGAAATTGGTTACGGAACCTACGATGAATTTCAAAACCTAGGCCTGATGACCGAAGCGCTGTCCGGCATGATCCGCTGGGTGCAGACCTGTCCCAATGTCCTTGCCATAACGGCCTCCACCGAAAAAACCAACCCAGCCTCCTTTAGAGTGCTGGAAAAGAATAATTTTATCAAAGTTGGCGAAACCGAAACAATGTGGAAGTGGAGGAGGGTGGTGAGGAACTCATAA
- a CDS encoding RNA ligase (ATP), which translates to MRKLASIQKIKALDPIEGADAIERATVLGWQLVVKKGDYHVGDLAVYCEIDSIMPDRPEFEFLKPRGMRIKTIRLRGQISQGICFPLSILPEDFEIKEDADCTAALGVIKYEPPIPAYLSGTVKGKFPWFIPKTDETRVQVLQDVLDKYKGEKCYITEKVDGSSVTYYLNNNEFGVASRNLELLEDDENSLWKVARELDIENKLRSLGKNMALQGELIGEGIQSNKLRLRGQTIVVFNAFEIDTAKYLNYYELKQLIETLQLPMVPVVATDYILENDIEAIIRRATIKSLLCPDVWAEGIVIRPLREITDVGLTDNNLHNNRVSFKAINPEFLLKYGE; encoded by the coding sequence ATGAGAAAATTAGCAAGTATCCAAAAAATCAAAGCGTTAGACCCGATCGAAGGCGCCGACGCCATCGAACGGGCGACCGTGCTGGGCTGGCAACTGGTGGTGAAAAAAGGCGATTACCATGTGGGCGACCTCGCCGTGTATTGCGAAATTGACAGCATCATGCCCGACCGTCCCGAATTTGAGTTTTTGAAACCGCGGGGAATGAGGATAAAAACCATCAGGCTGCGCGGCCAGATATCTCAGGGCATTTGCTTTCCGCTTTCCATACTGCCGGAAGATTTTGAGATAAAAGAGGACGCCGATTGCACCGCGGCGCTCGGGGTTATTAAATACGAACCCCCGATCCCCGCCTACCTGAGCGGAACCGTCAAAGGCAAATTCCCGTGGTTTATCCCCAAAACCGACGAAACGCGGGTGCAGGTGTTGCAGGACGTGCTCGACAAATACAAAGGCGAAAAATGCTACATCACCGAAAAGGTGGACGGCAGCTCGGTGACCTACTACCTGAACAACAACGAATTTGGCGTGGCCAGCCGCAACCTCGAACTGCTCGAAGACGACGAAAACAGCCTCTGGAAGGTAGCCCGGGAACTTGACATCGAAAACAAACTGCGCTCACTCGGCAAAAACATGGCCTTGCAGGGGGAACTGATCGGCGAAGGGATACAAAGCAACAAACTGAGGCTGAGAGGACAAACAATCGTCGTTTTCAATGCTTTCGAGATTGACACAGCAAAGTACCTGAACTATTACGAACTGAAACAACTTATCGAAACGCTGCAATTGCCGATGGTTCCCGTGGTCGCTACCGATTACATCCTCGAAAACGACATCGAAGCCATCATCCGGCGCGCCACCATCAAAAGCCTCCTCTGTCCCGACGTGTGGGCCGAAGGTATCGTCATCAGGCCGCTGCGGGAGATCACCGACGTTGGCCTGACCGACAACAACCTCCACAACAACCGCGTCAGCTTCAAAGCCATCAACCCCGAGTTTCTTCTGAAGTACGGGGAGTAA
- a CDS encoding mechanosensitive ion channel family protein, with protein MDNFLSGFQIATSDLAWQRYLTLFTLILVLFLVGKLVRYLTKKASNRQLLAENPVYASFLGAIANSVTFFLVVIGLVIGSNILLIPEQYHETLVAVKKILIVISIGYIIYQLIDVPGVWFATMVDKQEKASVNRMFIPVIRKTLRLSVIIMVILQIFQVLYDKPITTVIAGLGIGSLAIALAAQDTLKHFIGSFVIAGDKPFEIGQRVAVDGHEGTIESIGLRSTNIRTLDGHVVTIPNGELANRTIRNIGQRPFIRRLANITITYDTPPEKIQKAIDILKEILDNHEGMNPELPPRVYFNEFNSTSLNLEVTYWYHPPDYWGYMAFTEKVNFEIIRRFNAAGIDFAFPTQTLHLAGDPKRPLNVGLNEKLKS; from the coding sequence ATGGATAACTTTCTCTCTGGTTTTCAAATAGCCACCAGCGATCTTGCCTGGCAGCGTTATCTGACTTTGTTTACGCTGATATTGGTTCTTTTTCTTGTTGGCAAACTGGTCCGGTATCTCACCAAAAAAGCATCGAACAGGCAGTTACTTGCCGAAAACCCGGTTTATGCAAGCTTTCTCGGCGCCATTGCCAATTCCGTTACCTTTTTCCTCGTCGTCATCGGGCTTGTAATTGGAAGCAACATCCTGCTCATTCCCGAGCAATACCATGAAACACTGGTTGCTGTTAAAAAGATTCTGATTGTTATTTCGATAGGATATATTATATACCAATTGATTGATGTGCCGGGTGTGTGGTTCGCCACAATGGTTGACAAGCAGGAAAAAGCCTCCGTAAACCGGATGTTTATCCCGGTGATCCGCAAAACCTTGAGGCTTTCGGTAATCATTATGGTAATCCTGCAGATTTTCCAGGTGTTGTACGATAAACCCATCACCACTGTCATTGCCGGTCTTGGAATTGGTAGTTTGGCCATTGCACTGGCGGCACAGGACACCCTGAAGCATTTTATCGGCTCTTTTGTAATCGCAGGAGATAAGCCCTTCGAAATTGGTCAGCGGGTAGCTGTTGACGGGCACGAAGGAACCATCGAGTCCATCGGGCTGCGAAGCACCAACATCCGAACTCTCGATGGCCATGTGGTAACCATCCCCAATGGAGAATTGGCCAACCGGACAATCCGTAATATCGGCCAGCGCCCTTTTATCCGAAGGCTCGCCAACATCACGATCACCTACGACACACCACCCGAAAAAATCCAGAAAGCCATTGATATCCTCAAGGAAATCCTTGATAACCATGAGGGAATGAATCCGGAACTGCCACCGCGCGTCTATTTCAACGAGTTCAACTCCACCTCGCTTAATTTAGAGGTAACTTACTGGTATCACCCGCCGGATTACTGGGGTTATATGGCCTTTACCGAAAAAGTGAACTTCGAAATCATCCGGCGCTTCAACGCCGCAGGAATTGATTTTGCATTCCCCACCCAGACCTTGCACCTGGCCGGCGACCCCAAACGCCCGCTGAATGTCGGGTTGAATGAAAAACTTAAATCCTGA
- a CDS encoding Fic family protein — protein sequence MSTAKISIRFFDDREVRAVWDEDNARWWFSVLDIVAVLTDQNDYSKTRNYWKYLKAKLKKENSQVVSVTTQLKFLAPDGKKRLADMLDYNGIIALGKEFPGKKANRFIEWFTYSDESIDGKSKTKAYALFDSSFINSIEVGTTKGLQQIHAYLFGGLYDFAGQIRQKNISKGGFQFAVSRFLGETLNQIEAMPETTFDEIVNKYVEMNIAHPFMEGNGRSTRIWLDLMLKKRLKKCVDWSKIGKRDYMNAMMHSPANSSALKKRLKNALTNKINDREMFLKGIDYSYYYEEND from the coding sequence ATGAGTACGGCAAAAATATCCATACGATTTTTTGACGACCGCGAAGTTCGTGCAGTTTGGGACGAAGATAACGCCAGGTGGTGGTTTTCGGTGTTGGATATTGTTGCCGTACTCACCGACCAAAACGACTATTCTAAAACACGCAACTACTGGAAATACCTTAAAGCGAAGTTAAAGAAAGAAAATAGCCAAGTGGTTAGTGTTACTACCCAGTTGAAATTCCTTGCACCGGACGGAAAAAAGCGTTTAGCCGATATGTTGGATTACAACGGCATTATTGCATTGGGCAAAGAGTTTCCGGGCAAAAAAGCAAACCGGTTTATTGAATGGTTTACTTACAGTGATGAAAGCATAGACGGAAAAAGTAAAACAAAAGCGTATGCCTTGTTTGATAGTTCGTTTATAAACAGTATTGAAGTTGGCACCACCAAAGGCCTTCAGCAAATTCATGCATATTTGTTTGGCGGCTTGTATGATTTTGCAGGACAAATAAGGCAAAAGAACATTTCAAAAGGGGGTTTTCAATTTGCCGTATCACGTTTTTTGGGCGAAACATTAAATCAAATAGAAGCAATGCCCGAAACTACATTTGACGAAATCGTGAATAAATATGTTGAAATGAATATTGCACACCCGTTTATGGAAGGCAACGGCAGAAGCACTCGGATATGGCTGGATCTGATGTTGAAAAAACGCCTGAAAAAATGTGTAGATTGGAGTAAAATTGGCAAAAGAGATTACATGAATGCGATGATGCATAGCCCAGCAAACAGCAGCGCGCTGAAAAAACGGTTGAAAAACGCCCTAACCAACAAAATCAACGACCGCGAAATGTTTTTGAAAGGAATCGACTATTCGTATTACTACGAAGAAAATGACTGA
- a CDS encoding GNAT family N-acetyltransferase encodes MEITVRPAQPSDWETIAGFQIAMATETENVKLEEAMINAGVVAVFSNPNLGRYFVAECNNRIIASQMVTYEWSDWRNSQVWWLQSVYVIPEFRRQGVFRKMYNHVKSLVEHNNQISGIRLYMIHHNHTASKVYENMGMDGNRYRLFEWMKD; translated from the coding sequence ATGGAAATAACCGTCCGCCCGGCACAGCCTTCCGACTGGGAAACCATTGCGGGATTCCAGATTGCTATGGCTACGGAAACTGAAAATGTAAAACTGGAAGAGGCTATGATCAACGCCGGGGTAGTCGCCGTTTTCAGCAATCCCAACCTGGGACGTTACTTTGTAGCTGAATGCAACAATCGGATCATCGCCAGCCAGATGGTGACCTACGAATGGAGCGACTGGCGCAACTCGCAGGTCTGGTGGCTGCAATCGGTGTATGTGATCCCGGAATTCCGCCGGCAGGGCGTTTTCAGAAAAATGTACAACCATGTAAAATCATTGGTCGAACATAACAATCAGATATCCGGCATACGCCTTTATATGATCCATCACAACCACACTGCATCAAAAGTTTACGAGAATATGGGGATGGATGGAAACCGATACCGGCTGTTCGAGTGGATGAAAGATTAA
- a CDS encoding FAD-binding protein produces the protein MDRSTALIELKKLKPTLEGDLFTDNATRILYATDASAYREMPVAVIRPKNKSDIRKLVLFAGEHQIPLIPRGAGTSLAGQVVGNGIVVDITKYMNRIIEINAEERWVRVEPGVVLDELNIALEPYGLFFGPETSTSNRCVIGGMVGNNSCGAHSLIYGSTRDHTLELEVILSDGTEAVFGELTKEEFEKKQVGNRLENKIYRNIAGILSPKANRNIINQEYPDPLISRRNTGYAIDLLLRAETFIESNEKFNFCKLLAGSEGTLAFTTEIKLNLVPLPPKTKGLVCVHFKTLEEAFEANLIALDHKPGAVELMDNIILQQTKDNLEQAKNRFFVQGDPAAILIIEFARETKEEILTIATAMEAEMRAAGYGYHFPVIFGTDINRVWTLRKAGLGLLSNMPGDAKPVSLVEDTAVNPKLLPQYLAEFKKLLKKYDLTAVYHAHIATGELHLRPVLDLKKTADLKLFYMIARETALLVKKYRGSLSGEHGDGRLRGEFIPLMVGEHNYRLLKEIKNTWDPHHIFNPGKITDTPSITTSLRYEPEKMTREVNTIFDFSADMGMMRAVEKCNGSGDCRKTEIVGGTMCPSYMATRNENDTTRARANTLREFLTHSPKNNPFNHKEIYNVMDLCLSCKGCKSECPSSVDMARYKAEFLQHWYDEHGIPLRTRAIAYISSLNRLGMIIPGLTNFFFTNRFTSGLLKRMLGFAPKRSIPLLYRFTLNHWLQKNLTRLQNGIETKGSVYLFVDEFTEYNDTEIGIKAVELLTRLGYTVKTARHKESGRTFLSKGLVRKAQQLANFNVQVFKNLITQETPLIGIEPSGILSFRDEYPDLVDQSLKEDARRLAKHALMFDEFFERELNAGRIIAEQFTNDSKKIKLHGHCHQKSLASIAPTKVMLSLPANFEVEEIKSGCCGMAGSFGYEAEHYDVSMQVGELVLFPAIRKTPEEVIIAAPGTSCRHQIKDGTGRKAFHPIEIMYDALISDSQKTP, from the coding sequence ATGGATAGATCAACAGCACTCATCGAACTCAAAAAACTCAAACCAACCCTTGAGGGTGACTTGTTCACCGATAACGCCACCCGAATCCTTTATGCCACCGATGCTTCGGCCTATCGCGAAATGCCGGTGGCTGTTATACGTCCAAAAAATAAAAGTGACATCCGTAAACTGGTACTTTTTGCCGGAGAGCACCAGATCCCGCTCATCCCCCGCGGCGCAGGCACTTCGCTGGCAGGCCAGGTGGTGGGCAACGGTATAGTGGTAGACATTACCAAATACATGAACCGGATTATCGAAATTAATGCTGAAGAACGCTGGGTGCGCGTGGAACCCGGTGTGGTGCTCGACGAACTGAATATTGCCCTTGAACCTTACGGGCTCTTTTTTGGTCCCGAAACAAGTACTTCAAACCGGTGCGTGATTGGCGGTATGGTGGGAAACAACTCGTGCGGCGCTCATTCGCTGATCTATGGCAGCACGCGTGATCATACCCTTGAATTGGAAGTGATTTTGAGTGATGGAACAGAGGCTGTCTTTGGAGAATTAACCAAAGAGGAATTTGAAAAAAAACAGGTTGGAAATCGGCTTGAAAACAAGATTTACCGCAACATTGCCGGGATTTTATCGCCAAAGGCCAACAGGAATATAATAAATCAGGAATATCCCGATCCCCTCATTAGCAGAAGAAATACCGGTTATGCCATTGATCTTCTGCTCAGGGCAGAGACTTTTATCGAAAGCAACGAAAAATTCAATTTCTGCAAGTTATTGGCAGGTTCAGAGGGAACGTTGGCTTTTACTACCGAAATAAAACTCAACCTGGTGCCGCTGCCTCCAAAAACGAAAGGGCTGGTGTGTGTGCATTTCAAAACCCTCGAAGAAGCTTTCGAGGCCAATTTGATCGCACTAGACCATAAGCCAGGGGCGGTGGAACTGATGGACAATATCATTTTACAACAAACCAAAGATAACCTGGAGCAGGCCAAAAACCGGTTCTTTGTGCAAGGAGATCCAGCCGCCATCCTGATTATCGAATTTGCAAGGGAAACGAAAGAAGAAATCCTGACCATTGCCACTGCCATGGAGGCCGAAATGAGAGCTGCCGGTTATGGTTATCACTTTCCGGTCATTTTCGGAACTGATATTAACAGGGTGTGGACATTGCGCAAAGCTGGTCTTGGCCTGCTTTCCAACATGCCGGGCGATGCAAAGCCGGTTTCGCTGGTCGAAGATACAGCGGTTAATCCGAAGTTGCTGCCACAATATTTGGCTGAATTTAAAAAACTACTCAAAAAATACGACCTTACTGCTGTTTACCACGCCCACATCGCCACCGGCGAATTGCACCTGCGACCCGTCCTCGATCTGAAGAAAACGGCGGATTTAAAGCTATTTTACATGATCGCCCGCGAAACCGCCCTACTCGTCAAAAAATACAGGGGATCGCTCAGTGGAGAACACGGCGACGGCAGGCTTCGCGGAGAGTTCATCCCGCTCATGGTTGGCGAGCATAACTACCGGTTGCTGAAGGAAATAAAAAACACATGGGACCCGCATCATATCTTCAATCCGGGAAAAATTACCGATACTCCTTCGATTACAACCAGCTTGCGTTATGAGCCGGAAAAGATGACCAGGGAAGTCAATACAATTTTCGATTTCTCCGCCGACATGGGCATGATGCGGGCAGTGGAAAAATGCAACGGATCGGGCGACTGCCGGAAAACGGAGATTGTCGGTGGCACGATGTGTCCCAGCTATATGGCTACCCGTAACGAAAACGATACTACCCGCGCCCGCGCCAACACTCTTCGTGAGTTCCTCACCCATTCCCCGAAAAATAACCCGTTCAACCACAAGGAAATCTACAATGTGATGGACCTTTGCCTGTCGTGCAAAGGGTGCAAATCCGAGTGCCCTTCGAGCGTTGACATGGCCAGGTACAAAGCCGAGTTCCTCCAGCACTGGTACGACGAGCACGGCATCCCGCTGCGAACCCGCGCCATCGCCTACATTTCATCGCTCAACCGGCTTGGGATGATCATTCCGGGGCTCACCAACTTTTTCTTCACCAACAGATTTACATCCGGATTGCTAAAGCGAATGCTCGGATTTGCCCCAAAACGCAGTATTCCCCTTCTTTACAGATTTACGCTAAACCACTGGCTGCAAAAAAATCTTACCAGATTACAAAACGGAATTGAAACCAAAGGGTCAGTTTATCTTTTCGTAGATGAATTCACCGAATACAACGACACCGAAATCGGGATCAAAGCGGTGGAGTTGCTGACGCGGCTTGGCTATACCGTAAAGACTGCCAGGCATAAGGAAAGCGGGCGGACGTTCCTCTCGAAGGGGCTGGTCAGAAAAGCGCAGCAACTGGCCAACTTCAACGTACAAGTTTTTAAAAATCTGATCACTCAAGAAACCCCGCTGATCGGTATCGAACCATCCGGAATACTGTCGTTCAGGGATGAATACCCGGACCTGGTTGATCAGTCTTTAAAAGAAGATGCACGCCGGCTGGCCAAGCATGCACTGATGTTTGATGAGTTTTTTGAACGCGAGCTAAATGCCGGCCGGATCATTGCTGAACAATTCACTAACGATTCGAAGAAAATAAAGCTGCACGGGCATTGCCATCAGAAATCGCTGGCTTCCATCGCACCTACAAAAGTAATGTTGTCGCTCCCTGCAAATTTTGAAGTGGAAGAGATTAAATCGGGTTGTTGCGGGATGGCCGGCTCATTCGGTTATGAGGCTGAGCATTACGATGTTTCGATGCAGGTGGGTGAGCTGGTGCTTTTCCCAGCGATCCGCAAAACTCCCGAAGAAGTCATCATAGCTGCACCCGGAACCTCCTGCCGTCACCAGATCAAAGACGGAACCGGACGTAAAGCATTTCACCCGATTGAGATCATGTATGATGCATTGATTAGTGACAGCCAGAAAACACCCTGA
- a CDS encoding FUSC family protein yields MKRLKNLLNVTDPGFLAAKRSLKTLLAILLSLIIYYNQPKMALLAVIAALLFSRSQTGTTIEERKFTMVLTGLLMTMLSVPVSLISNDEPLSVAFVFLFAFCVFFFIGLKMIPEFPAIVILSLSVVEMAFSHTVGSGLKYSGLFLLVTGLVFILHFLVFPTRPRRRLQLQTGFMLQNLEHHFHIITNTYPDLDTAIAANQESSAKVKKSLNEFRRLWQLFRISATSEDTDEGRLMKLSLSAEKVFDYLVMLWQFRAGAWKSALYRKLILEQPLVSEIFNAIITSLHPETCGKNNEVLKGLSNQIEIVRKEYLAKFSTDSDKPDPEEWEAVLNTLKTLNAMISELMLFRPDMTIAVPHFSIKTKWSSFLAGLKEIPSKLRWKNAAFRFGLRSALIIGIAQAFFRYVEPEYGYWLVLFAVLLIRPNLGISIKNGRDRLLATVIGGAAAYVFLLFIPVEGIVFYTALFIAVYLMVWFANLDKPFLMVIALTFLMISVFTMLYSGSEQLILLRIIYTAGIVLLVIVASSLLWPDRARKKLAATLAGTLEKERDYFILIVNSLGSTENLSKKTALRSSLDSQLKKLDVVMEASKSEVLQVKTLSHGIKIRIYIKRLLNTLHSLDLNTSPEKPLHDFGEMVQVIEKFAAKVSQAFDSLILALRTLSYPENFPELENELASIIHHYRLINSIRREGGSELLDHWHHTAFLWNLKPLINELEGIRKEILQKMNGL; encoded by the coding sequence ATGAAACGCTTAAAAAACCTGCTAAATGTTACCGATCCAGGATTTCTGGCTGCGAAAAGAAGCCTGAAAACGCTCCTGGCGATCTTACTTTCGCTGATCATTTATTACAATCAGCCAAAAATGGCCTTGCTGGCAGTGATTGCCGCATTGCTTTTCAGCCGTTCGCAAACCGGAACTACCATCGAAGAACGTAAATTCACCATGGTGCTCACGGGTTTACTGATGACCATGCTTTCGGTGCCGGTTTCGCTGATTTCAAACGATGAACCGCTCTCTGTTGCCTTTGTCTTTCTGTTTGCCTTTTGTGTCTTTTTCTTTATCGGGCTGAAAATGATTCCCGAGTTTCCGGCCATTGTCATCTTGTCGCTGAGTGTTGTGGAAATGGCATTTTCACATACCGTTGGGTCAGGGCTGAAATATTCAGGGCTGTTTCTTTTGGTTACCGGCCTGGTCTTCATCCTTCATTTCCTGGTTTTTCCTACCCGGCCGCGCAGGCGGCTGCAGCTGCAAACCGGCTTTATGTTGCAAAACCTGGAACATCATTTTCATATCATCACCAACACTTACCCTGACCTGGACACAGCTATTGCTGCAAACCAGGAAAGCAGCGCCAAAGTTAAAAAGTCGCTGAATGAGTTCCGGAGGCTTTGGCAGTTGTTTCGCATTTCGGCCACCTCAGAGGACACGGATGAAGGGCGTTTGATGAAACTTTCGCTTTCTGCTGAAAAAGTGTTCGATTACCTCGTGATGCTTTGGCAATTCAGAGCTGGGGCATGGAAATCGGCACTTTACAGGAAATTAATCCTCGAACAGCCACTGGTCAGCGAGATTTTCAATGCCATAATCACATCGCTGCACCCTGAGACCTGCGGAAAAAACAACGAAGTGCTCAAAGGGCTGTCCAATCAGATCGAAATAGTGCGGAAAGAGTATCTGGCGAAATTTTCCACTGATTCGGACAAACCAGATCCGGAAGAGTGGGAAGCTGTCCTTAATACGTTGAAAACGCTGAATGCCATGATCTCGGAGCTCATGCTTTTTCGCCCTGATATGACCATTGCTGTTCCGCATTTTTCGATAAAAACCAAATGGAGTAGTTTCCTCGCCGGGCTAAAAGAAATCCCGTCAAAGCTCAGGTGGAAAAATGCTGCTTTCCGGTTTGGGTTGCGATCGGCGCTGATCATTGGCATTGCCCAGGCTTTTTTTAGGTATGTTGAACCGGAGTATGGCTACTGGCTTGTGCTTTTTGCCGTGCTGCTGATCAGGCCTAACCTTGGAATTTCCATTAAAAACGGCCGGGACCGTCTGTTGGCAACCGTGATCGGGGGTGCAGCAGCTTATGTCTTCTTACTATTCATTCCTGTCGAAGGTATTGTATTTTACACGGCATTGTTCATCGCCGTGTACCTGATGGTTTGGTTTGCCAATCTTGACAAGCCTTTCCTGATGGTTATTGCGCTCACATTTCTGATGATCAGCGTATTTACCATGCTTTATTCGGGCAGCGAACAATTGATTTTACTCAGGATCATCTACACTGCCGGTATTGTCCTCCTGGTTATTGTTGCATCCTCGCTGCTCTGGCCCGACCGTGCCCGCAAAAAGTTGGCAGCCACATTGGCCGGCACACTCGAAAAGGAGCGGGATTACTTTATACTGATAGTCAATTCATTGGGTTCCACTGAAAATTTGTCAAAAAAAACTGCCCTCAGATCATCCCTGGATTCCCAGTTGAAAAAACTTGATGTGGTCATGGAAGCCTCTAAAAGTGAAGTATTACAGGTGAAAACACTCTCGCACGGGATAAAAATCCGGATTTACATCAAAAGGTTGCTCAACACCCTGCATTCCCTCGACCTGAATACCTCCCCAGAAAAACCTCTGCATGATTTCGGTGAAATGGTGCAGGTAATCGAGAAATTTGCAGCCAAAGTCAGCCAGGCTTTCGACTCACTAATTTTGGCGCTGAGGACCTTATCCTATCCCGAAAATTTTCCTGAATTGGAAAATGAACTCGCCTCAATCATCCATCATTACCGGTTAATCAATAGCATCCGGCGGGAGGGAGGCAGTGAATTGCTCGACCATTGGCATCACACGGCCTTCCTCTGGAACCTCAAACCCCTGATTAACGAACTTGAAGGGATCAGGAAGGAAATCCTTCAGAAAATGAACGGGTTGTAA